One window of the Runella slithyformis DSM 19594 genome contains the following:
- a CDS encoding DNA-directed RNA polymerase subunit omega, with the protein MAANPSIITRDTDKLAAKTGNLYESVAIISRRSRQIASKTKEELNNKLAEFASGIDNLEEVFENREQIEISKFYERQPKPTGIAIEEFMEDKLFWRSNEEEA; encoded by the coding sequence ATGGCAGCAAATCCATCTATCATAACCCGCGACACCGACAAATTGGCCGCAAAGACCGGTAACCTGTATGAGTCAGTAGCGATTATTTCCCGCCGCTCCCGTCAGATTGCGTCGAAGACCAAAGAAGAGCTCAACAATAAATTGGCTGAGTTTGCGTCCGGTATCGACAATCTTGAAGAGGTATTTGAAAATCGCGAACAAATTGAAATTTCAAAATTCTACGAGCGTCAGCCTAAACCAACGGGTATCGCCATCGAGGAATTTATGGAAGATAAACTCTTCTGGCGTTCAAACGAAGAAGAAGCATAA
- a CDS encoding outer membrane protein assembly factor BamD, with protein MRYTRFGLFLLIFTAVVLGSCSKFAKLQKEGTLEQKYEAALQYYKKADYYRAGLLFEEITPLLNGKDARQAELAQFYNAYCNFKQSNYNMAQFLFKNFYETFQRSEYAQEALYMHAYSLYKDSPNSNLDQTNTLTAISALQDFVNTYPESAFREESTQLILELRDKLERKAYDKAKLYYKTSEANIANFRSAVVSINNYRKDFPSSKYNEELAFLRVDAQYNLAKLSFSEKQKERYQDVTKYYLEFVDKYPNSKYLRQAERYYDNTMKELAVILEAEKAEKALKEKKPSDAGKLSTPSSTQN; from the coding sequence ATGCGTTACACCCGATTTGGATTATTTCTGCTGATTTTCACCGCCGTAGTGCTGGGTTCGTGCAGCAAGTTTGCTAAACTGCAAAAAGAAGGAACACTTGAACAAAAGTATGAGGCCGCCCTTCAGTACTACAAAAAAGCCGATTATTACCGTGCCGGACTGCTGTTTGAAGAAATCACGCCTTTATTGAACGGTAAAGATGCCCGTCAGGCCGAGTTGGCACAATTTTATAATGCCTATTGTAATTTCAAGCAGTCGAATTACAACATGGCTCAGTTTCTCTTTAAGAATTTTTATGAAACCTTTCAGCGGAGTGAGTACGCTCAGGAAGCCTTGTACATGCACGCGTATTCCCTGTATAAAGATTCGCCAAACTCAAACTTAGATCAGACCAACACATTGACCGCTATCAGTGCTCTTCAGGATTTTGTCAATACCTATCCCGAAAGTGCCTTCCGTGAAGAAAGCACACAATTAATCTTAGAACTGCGGGACAAGCTTGAACGGAAAGCGTACGATAAGGCAAAACTTTACTACAAAACGAGCGAGGCCAACATTGCCAATTTTCGCTCGGCCGTGGTATCCATCAACAATTATCGAAAAGATTTCCCATCGTCCAAGTACAATGAGGAATTGGCCTTTTTGCGCGTGGATGCCCAATACAATCTGGCGAAACTGAGTTTTTCCGAAAAACAAAAAGAACGCTATCAGGATGTAACCAAATACTACCTGGAATTTGTCGACAAGTACCCAAACAGCAAGTATTTGCGTCAGGCAGAGCGGTATTATGATAACACAATGAAAGAACTGGCGGTCATACTGGAAGCGGAAAAAGCAGAGAAAGCCCTAAAAGAGAAGAAGCCTTCCGATGCCGGAAAATTATCGACACCTTCTTCCACTCAAAACTAA
- a CDS encoding T9SS type A sorting domain-containing protein yields the protein MKQPILIYILLICFSVFALTDASAQSEASRSKSRLNVGKKTVVSSPGALSKIPRSLDRSINLRPSSAINAYYRSILLSSGANNSNNAVSKNRTNGELPATAASETRPTLEELAKSEDLFFVSEKLRVLNAYPNPANDYAELDYQISGSVSSAKISLYNILGANVAEYDLDKNERQLRIHTREIPTGVYFYQLLLEGKKVATKKLLIRH from the coding sequence ATGAAACAACCTATACTCATATACATTCTTCTCATCTGTTTCAGTGTTTTTGCACTGACTGATGCTTCGGCTCAGTCGGAGGCAAGCCGAAGCAAAAGCCGCTTAAATGTTGGTAAAAAAACAGTGGTGAGCAGCCCCGGTGCCTTATCCAAGATTCCCCGCTCACTCGATCGCAGCATCAACCTGCGTCCAAGCTCGGCCATCAATGCATACTACCGCTCCATACTGCTGAGTTCCGGTGCAAATAACAGCAACAATGCCGTTTCTAAAAACCGTACCAATGGTGAATTGCCGGCAACGGCCGCTTCTGAAACCCGTCCTACGTTGGAAGAGCTTGCCAAATCGGAAGACCTGTTTTTTGTCAGTGAAAAACTTCGGGTGTTGAATGCTTATCCTAATCCTGCTAATGACTATGCCGAGCTTGACTATCAGATTTCGGGTTCGGTCAGCAGTGCAAAAATCTCTCTGTACAATATTCTGGGCGCAAACGTAGCAGAGTACGATTTGGATAAAAATGAGCGCCAATTGCGTATTCATACCCGTGAGATTCCTACCGGCGTTTATTTTTACCAATTATTATTGGAAGGGAAAAAAGTGGCTACGAAGAAATTGTTAATCAGGCATTAA
- a CDS encoding OstA-like protein — MSVFTSLFTYAQRPTTGSSLGTPGEEKVYLLGADSMTVMKMTDGTEVRRVVNNVIFRHKGALMYCNLAIHNVASNAIEAYGNVKIVQGDTITVRGDTLFYYGNTRLAKVMGKVVTLKDRKRTLTSTRIEYDMATGIAYYPNKGKIVDTENTLTSNIGYYDTRTKVSTYYKNVKLVNKKYTLTTDTLVYNSLNKLADFRSPTKVISKDGTVNAKNGTYNTETGESLFRTRTTIDNPDYTLTGDSLSFDNLNKKGFAKGNVEIVSKNDDTILNGDFGQYNGKSGISKVWGHALTRSVISNDTLFMTADTLYSIDIFPEGSDSLSANAFVSDSTAKALLDSLKIITLSVDTQLSRFSERVKAAADVLSAKIAPRKAVPPVPVPKATVVNATTPPKAVIADEPVRTLPKPKNNPAAKQKADSDTSNAQKPRKLIGYKNVLLYKKDLQSRCDSLIYNSLDSNITFLKKPIIWSSKYQLEADSIVAQLVNQKLRTMYLIAKSFVISQDTLFNFNQVKGRRITAHFDDSTRLERVFVEGNGESIYYAANEANKPMGMNRVECAKMTLNFKKNQVQRIQFVGQPDGRFIPPRRIKGEDKELEGFNWRIKEKPTKSEILAKANIKPIEPKIVKPPVKTESKSNKKPVSEVLRSGVKSNKKKL, encoded by the coding sequence ATGAGCGTCTTTACTTCCCTGTTCACTTATGCTCAACGCCCTACGACCGGCTCTTCTCTCGGTACTCCGGGAGAGGAAAAAGTCTATCTATTGGGAGCCGACAGCATGACCGTCATGAAAATGACGGATGGAACCGAAGTACGCCGGGTAGTGAATAACGTGATTTTTCGGCATAAAGGCGCGTTGATGTACTGTAATCTGGCCATTCACAACGTAGCCTCCAATGCCATTGAAGCCTACGGGAATGTCAAAATTGTGCAGGGAGATACCATAACCGTGAGGGGCGATACCTTATTTTATTACGGCAATACCCGCCTCGCCAAAGTGATGGGCAAAGTCGTGACGCTGAAAGATCGCAAGCGAACCCTTACCTCTACCCGTATCGAATACGATATGGCTACGGGCATAGCGTATTATCCCAACAAAGGAAAAATCGTTGATACCGAAAATACATTGACCAGCAACATCGGCTACTACGATACCCGTACCAAAGTCTCTACGTATTACAAAAACGTTAAATTGGTCAATAAGAAATACACGCTAACCACCGATACCCTTGTCTATAACTCGCTGAATAAACTCGCCGATTTCAGGAGCCCTACCAAGGTAATCAGTAAGGACGGAACGGTCAATGCCAAAAACGGCACGTACAATACCGAAACGGGCGAATCTCTTTTTCGCACCCGCACCACCATCGACAATCCCGATTACACGCTGACGGGCGATTCGCTTTCGTTTGATAACCTGAACAAAAAAGGATTTGCCAAAGGAAACGTAGAAATCGTATCCAAGAATGATGATACTATCCTCAACGGAGATTTCGGGCAATACAACGGTAAATCGGGGATTTCAAAAGTATGGGGGCACGCCCTGACCCGCTCGGTGATTTCCAACGACACGCTGTTTATGACCGCCGATACGCTGTATTCCATTGATATCTTTCCGGAAGGCAGTGACTCATTGAGTGCCAACGCATTTGTTTCTGATTCGACCGCCAAAGCCCTCCTTGATTCATTGAAGATCATTACGCTGTCAGTCGATACCCAATTGTCCCGTTTTTCGGAGAGAGTCAAAGCAGCGGCGGATGTGTTAAGCGCGAAAATAGCACCGCGAAAAGCCGTACCTCCGGTTCCCGTACCCAAGGCAACGGTCGTGAACGCGACAACTCCCCCAAAAGCAGTGATAGCGGACGAGCCCGTCCGTACGCTTCCTAAACCGAAGAACAACCCGGCCGCAAAGCAGAAAGCAGACTCGGACACGTCAAATGCGCAAAAGCCCCGCAAGCTCATTGGCTACAAAAACGTATTACTGTACAAGAAAGACCTGCAAAGCCGCTGCGATTCACTGATCTATAATTCGCTGGATTCCAACATTACGTTTTTGAAGAAACCCATTATCTGGTCTTCAAAGTACCAATTGGAAGCCGATTCCATCGTAGCGCAGTTAGTAAATCAAAAATTGAGGACGATGTATCTGATCGCCAAATCTTTTGTGATCTCACAAGACACGCTGTTTAATTTCAATCAGGTAAAGGGACGCAGGATCACCGCTCATTTTGACGACAGCACCCGTCTGGAGCGCGTATTTGTGGAAGGCAACGGAGAAAGCATCTATTATGCCGCCAATGAAGCCAACAAACCCATGGGAATGAACCGTGTGGAATGCGCCAAAATGACGCTGAATTTTAAGAAAAACCAAGTACAGCGGATTCAATTTGTGGGTCAGCCCGATGGTCGTTTTATTCCCCCGCGGCGGATTAAGGGAGAAGATAAAGAACTTGAAGGGTTTAATTGGCGAATCAAAGAAAAGCCGACAAAAAGTGAAATTTTAGCCAAGGCTAACATTAAACCAATCGAGCCGAAAATTGTCAAACCACCGGTGAAAACGGAAAGTAAGTCAAACAAAAAGCCTGTCAGCGAAGTTTTGAGATCGGGAGTAAAGTCCAACAAAAAGAAACTTTAA
- a CDS encoding alpha/beta hydrolase yields the protein MKILIFFLTFISFVTMAQPKEVNAEKTAITSSKHWLDIDYVGDGIVGHRLDIHLPSVGKAPFPIIVAIYGSAWFSNSSKGTVFTEGLGQTLLNHGFAVVSINHRSSSDAKFPAQIQDVKAAIRFVRANATKFSMDNSFIGVTGWSSGGHLTALTGTTNTTQTHSIHGLEVDIEGSLGKYTQTNSKVNAVVDWFGPTDFLIMDQCGSSFAHNDVKSPESSLVGGAIQENPDKCALANPISYVNAQNPPFLIFHGDKDPLVPHCQSEKLYEALQNSNVKSELVIIPGGGHGPGVMIEKYYEKMIAFFKGELGKIKK from the coding sequence ATGAAAATCCTGATTTTCTTCCTCACATTTATTTCCTTCGTCACGATGGCACAACCCAAAGAGGTCAATGCCGAAAAGACCGCTATCACTTCCTCTAAACACTGGTTAGACATTGATTATGTAGGCGATGGCATCGTGGGACACCGATTGGATATTCATTTGCCTTCGGTTGGTAAAGCGCCTTTCCCGATTATAGTGGCTATTTACGGGAGTGCATGGTTTTCCAATTCTTCTAAGGGAACAGTATTCACTGAAGGATTGGGTCAAACACTCCTGAACCATGGTTTTGCGGTGGTAAGCATTAATCATCGTTCGAGCAGCGACGCCAAGTTTCCGGCTCAAATTCAGGATGTGAAAGCAGCGATACGATTTGTACGGGCCAATGCGACCAAATTTTCGATGGATAATTCATTCATAGGCGTCACGGGTTGGTCGTCGGGCGGGCACCTGACCGCTTTGACGGGCACCACCAATACCACCCAAACGCACTCCATTCATGGCTTGGAGGTAGATATTGAAGGCAGTTTGGGCAAATACACCCAAACAAACAGCAAAGTCAACGCCGTCGTGGATTGGTTTGGCCCAACGGATTTTTTGATCATGGACCAATGCGGCAGTTCGTTTGCGCACAACGACGTCAAATCGCCCGAATCGTCGTTGGTAGGCGGTGCCATTCAGGAAAACCCCGACAAATGCGCCTTGGCCAATCCCATCTCGTACGTCAACGCTCAAAACCCGCCGTTCCTGATTTTTCACGGCGATAAAGACCCGCTTGTTCCTCATTGCCAAAGCGAAAAACTCTACGAAGCTTTACAGAATAGCAACGTCAAAAGTGAGCTGGTCATTATTCCGGGCGGCGGTCATGGCCCGGGCGTGATGATCGAAAAGTACTATGAAAAGATGATTGCTTTTTTTAAGGGGGAGTTGGGGAAGATTAAAAAGTGA
- a CDS encoding carboxylesterase/lipase family protein: MKKLSIVLSALWLMTGLKSLAQLDIVKTENGSLSGTKNGDIHSFKGIPFAAPPVGDLRWKAPQPVKNWTGVRKCEAFSASPIQSKPAPFYCWTEEFIAPPEPLSEDCLYLNVWTGAKVPYENRPVFVWIYGGGFSSGSAACAIYDGAEMAKKGVVFVSINYRVGALGFMAHPELSKEQNGASGNYGLLDQIAALKWIQNNIGAFGGDPNNVTIAGQSAGSMSVNCLVASPLARRLFHRAIAQSGGMLSNRIPTKLADAEKNGELFQKQANASTLAELRKKSPEEILAATKGVRFGVTLDGYVLPTDIYAHFKEGKHNDVPLMAGWVSGDGSITGGQALTAEKFKQQMQEKYGEKAGEFLKLFPAATDEEAKAAQSKLGLLSFAAMSANLWAGFNKSKSYLYQFTHVPPDKPNFPNYGAFHTSEVPYALHTLHTWNRPWKEADRQLESAMADYWVNFAKFGNPNAKGVPEWKSYDKKSGVIMEFGDKVQERPALFKAEFELLSGLQMQ; the protein is encoded by the coding sequence ATGAAAAAACTTTCTATTGTACTGTCTGCCTTGTGGCTTATGACAGGGCTGAAAAGCCTGGCACAGCTTGACATTGTCAAAACCGAGAATGGCTCGCTTTCGGGTACTAAAAACGGTGATATTCATAGCTTTAAAGGCATTCCGTTTGCCGCCCCGCCCGTGGGTGATCTGCGGTGGAAAGCTCCGCAGCCCGTCAAAAACTGGACGGGTGTTCGTAAATGCGAGGCGTTTTCGGCAAGTCCCATTCAGTCTAAACCTGCTCCTTTTTACTGCTGGACGGAAGAGTTCATTGCGCCGCCCGAGCCATTGAGTGAAGACTGTCTGTACCTTAATGTATGGACCGGCGCGAAGGTGCCTTACGAAAATCGGCCCGTTTTTGTGTGGATCTACGGCGGTGGCTTCTCGTCGGGTTCGGCGGCCTGTGCCATTTACGATGGCGCAGAAATGGCCAAAAAAGGCGTCGTTTTTGTGAGCATCAATTACCGCGTGGGGGCGCTGGGTTTTATGGCGCATCCCGAATTGAGCAAAGAACAGAACGGGGCTTCGGGCAATTACGGATTATTGGATCAGATCGCAGCCCTGAAATGGATTCAAAATAACATCGGAGCCTTTGGCGGCGATCCCAACAATGTCACCATTGCGGGACAGTCGGCGGGCTCGATGAGTGTGAATTGTTTGGTGGCTTCGCCGTTGGCCAGGCGCCTTTTCCACCGGGCCATTGCCCAAAGCGGCGGCATGCTCTCCAATCGCATTCCGACGAAATTAGCGGATGCGGAAAAAAACGGTGAGCTTTTTCAAAAGCAGGCCAATGCATCCACTTTGGCGGAGTTACGTAAAAAGTCGCCCGAAGAGATTTTAGCGGCCACCAAAGGGGTGCGTTTTGGTGTTACGCTCGATGGGTATGTGTTGCCTACGGACATTTACGCTCATTTTAAAGAAGGAAAGCACAATGACGTGCCGCTCATGGCCGGCTGGGTTTCGGGCGATGGCAGTATTACGGGCGGGCAGGCCCTGACGGCCGAAAAGTTCAAACAACAAATGCAGGAAAAATACGGGGAAAAGGCCGGGGAATTTTTGAAATTATTCCCCGCCGCTACCGATGAAGAAGCCAAAGCGGCTCAGTCGAAGCTGGGCCTGCTGTCGTTTGCGGCGATGTCGGCAAACTTATGGGCGGGATTCAACAAAAGCAAATCGTACCTTTACCAATTTACGCACGTGCCGCCCGACAAACCCAATTTTCCGAATTACGGCGCTTTTCATACATCTGAGGTCCCTTATGCGCTGCATACGCTGCATACGTGGAATCGTCCTTGGAAGGAAGCAGATCGCCAATTGGAGTCTGCAATGGCCGATTATTGGGTCAATTTTGCTAAATTCGGTAATCCCAACGCCAAGGGTGTTCCGGAATGGAAGAGTTATGATAAAAAGTCGGGGGTAATCATGGAATTCGGCGACAAAGTACAGGAACGCCCTGCTCTGTTCAAAGCCGAGTTTGAATTACTTTCAGGTTTGCAGATGCAATAG
- a CDS encoding dienelactone hydrolase family protein: MKKEPATSRRKFLKTSAGAAASWAVLPDALAFSLIPKPLPNEPTSMATGKSLIGTYGEWAASLAKNIPSLSFRQTKWTNIKTWQKEALAKTNELMCKPDMGKAPVVTVEKKYVYDGLDIEELSWKLPYGRPTKAYFLKPQGAQKPLPAILALHDHGGNKYFGKRKIVRLADDMHPLLVEHQEHYYGGKAWANELAKRGYAVLVHDVFAFESRRVLYEEVAGFTYGPLKTDSKTDADPEKSENIQAYNAWAGEHEHVMSKSLFCGGTTWPGVVLAEDQVALDILSNRPEVDKNRIGCAGLSGGGLRTAYLGGLDARIKCAVCVGFMSTWDDFTLHKSFTHTWMLYVPLLPNYLDFPEVLGIRVPLPTMIQNNNDDDLFTLPEMTKADSILREIFVKAGAGDKYQGKFYDGEHKFDQPMQKDAFEWFDKWLS, encoded by the coding sequence ATGAAAAAAGAACCCGCAACTTCCCGAAGAAAATTCCTGAAAACCTCGGCCGGCGCGGCCGCTTCATGGGCGGTATTGCCCGATGCTTTGGCTTTTTCACTGATACCTAAACCCCTTCCAAACGAACCTACCTCTATGGCAACCGGCAAAAGCCTCATTGGCACCTACGGCGAATGGGCCGCTTCATTGGCCAAAAACATTCCTTCGTTATCGTTTCGTCAAACCAAATGGACTAATATAAAAACCTGGCAAAAAGAAGCACTCGCCAAAACCAACGAGCTGATGTGTAAGCCCGATATGGGGAAAGCCCCCGTCGTGACGGTGGAGAAAAAATATGTTTATGATGGGTTGGACATTGAGGAATTATCGTGGAAATTGCCCTACGGTCGTCCGACCAAAGCCTATTTTCTGAAGCCGCAGGGAGCCCAAAAACCGTTACCCGCCATTCTGGCCCTGCACGATCACGGTGGCAATAAGTACTTTGGCAAACGCAAAATCGTACGCCTGGCTGATGACATGCATCCGTTGCTCGTCGAGCATCAGGAGCATTATTACGGCGGCAAAGCCTGGGCCAACGAACTCGCCAAGCGCGGCTATGCCGTGTTGGTTCACGATGTCTTTGCGTTTGAAAGTCGCCGGGTGCTGTACGAAGAAGTGGCGGGTTTTACGTACGGACCACTGAAAACAGACTCCAAAACAGATGCCGATCCCGAAAAATCGGAGAATATCCAAGCCTATAATGCCTGGGCCGGAGAGCATGAGCACGTGATGTCGAAATCCTTGTTTTGCGGCGGCACCACCTGGCCGGGAGTTGTATTGGCCGAAGATCAGGTGGCTCTGGACATCTTGAGCAACCGCCCCGAGGTAGACAAAAACCGCATCGGCTGCGCGGGACTGTCGGGCGGTGGATTGCGTACCGCGTATTTAGGCGGGCTGGATGCGCGCATCAAGTGCGCGGTGTGTGTGGGTTTTATGTCGACCTGGGATGATTTTACGCTGCATAAATCCTTTACGCACACCTGGATGCTCTACGTACCGCTGTTGCCCAATTACTTAGATTTTCCGGAAGTGCTGGGCATTCGCGTGCCGTTGCCTACGATGATACAAAACAACAACGACGATGACCTGTTCACGTTGCCCGAAATGACAAAAGCCGACAGCATTCTCCGCGAGATCTTTGTTAAAGCGGGGGCAGGTGATAAATACCAAGGAAAATTCTATGACGGTGAACATAAGTTTGACCAACCGATGCAGAAAGATGCCTTTGAGTGGTTTGACAAATGGCTGTCGTAA
- a CDS encoding molybdopterin-dependent oxidoreductase — MKKAVIMLVLAAFNAAAQKKESPKLKVSGLVENTMTLSAEELKAKKVVSGKAFKVVSTEGQVKKTIAAFRGVSLKSLVDEAKIVIPNPKERGQFYVSVTGADGHKVIFSWSELYNGTAGDKALVLFEENSQPIAKDGSFSLITTTDIFTETRYVKSIKNIEIGKIR, encoded by the coding sequence ATGAAGAAAGCAGTGATCATGTTAGTATTGGCGGCATTCAACGCCGCCGCGCAAAAAAAAGAATCTCCAAAACTCAAGGTTTCAGGATTGGTCGAGAATACAATGACGCTCTCGGCAGAGGAGCTCAAAGCCAAAAAAGTGGTGAGCGGCAAGGCCTTCAAGGTAGTTTCGACGGAAGGACAGGTAAAAAAGACCATCGCCGCTTTTCGCGGTGTTTCGTTAAAATCGCTGGTGGATGAAGCTAAGATAGTCATTCCCAACCCCAAAGAACGGGGTCAGTTTTATGTATCGGTCACCGGAGCCGACGGCCACAAAGTAATCTTTTCGTGGAGCGAATTGTACAACGGAACCGCAGGCGACAAAGCACTGGTCCTTTTTGAAGAAAACAGTCAGCCCATTGCCAAAGACGGATCCTTTTCATTGATCACAACGACTGACATTTTTACCGAAACAAGGTATGTGAAGTCAATCAAAAACATTGAAATAGGTAAAATCCGGTAG
- a CDS encoding hemolysin family protein produces the protein MELVIIFLLTILNGIFSMSEIAVVSSRKVKLENSAKRGSTSAKQALELINSPNQFLSTVQIGITLIGILLGIFGGESLTNKWQEYLNQFEALQPYSRPLSVGGVLVMITFISLVVGELVPKRIGMTNPEGIAKAVAFPMQILSKVTAPFVWLLTHTSDLLLKIMRIKPSADSRVTEEEIKAFIQEGTDGGEVQEIEQEIMERVFHLGDRKVGSLMTHRMQLVWLDLTDSPDEIREKIKGEIHSVYPVCRNSIDNVAGVVLMKDIFQQVMKNEPFNLEPLIREPQYLPDSSSAYIALERLQENRQHYSMVIDEYGALQGIVTLNDLMDALVGDVSDMNYDDETGIVQREDGSYITDAQMPFYDFLSYFDQLELYNENTPFNTVGGLLLEEFAHIPKTGEIIFWHGFTFEVFDMDGARIDKVLVTKEENYSTEDS, from the coding sequence ATGGAATTAGTCATTATTTTTCTGCTCACGATCCTCAACGGCATTTTTTCAATGTCCGAGATCGCAGTAGTCTCTTCTCGCAAAGTCAAACTCGAAAATTCGGCCAAGCGCGGCAGTACATCGGCCAAACAGGCGCTGGAACTTATCAATTCGCCCAACCAATTTCTTTCGACCGTTCAGATCGGCATCACCCTTATCGGAATTTTATTGGGGATTTTCGGGGGAGAAAGTCTTACCAATAAGTGGCAGGAATATTTGAATCAATTTGAGGCACTGCAACCCTACAGCCGGCCCCTGTCGGTGGGGGGGGTCCTGGTCATGATTACCTTTATTTCGTTGGTTGTCGGTGAGCTGGTTCCCAAACGGATCGGTATGACCAATCCCGAAGGCATTGCCAAAGCCGTCGCCTTTCCGATGCAGATCCTGTCCAAAGTTACCGCTCCGTTCGTGTGGCTTTTGACGCATACCTCCGACCTTTTGCTCAAAATCATGCGCATAAAACCCTCCGCCGACAGTCGTGTGACGGAAGAAGAGATCAAGGCATTTATTCAGGAAGGAACCGACGGCGGCGAGGTACAGGAAATCGAACAGGAAATCATGGAGCGGGTATTTCATCTGGGCGACCGCAAAGTGGGCTCCCTCATGACGCACCGGATGCAGTTGGTTTGGCTCGACCTGACCGACAGTCCGGACGAAATCCGCGAAAAGATCAAAGGAGAGATTCATTCCGTTTACCCGGTGTGCCGAAATTCCATTGATAATGTGGCAGGAGTTGTGCTGATGAAAGATATTTTTCAGCAGGTAATGAAAAATGAGCCTTTTAACCTCGAACCCCTCATCAGAGAGCCGCAATACCTCCCCGACAGCAGCTCGGCGTACATCGCGTTGGAACGACTGCAGGAAAACCGTCAACACTACAGCATGGTGATCGACGAATACGGTGCCTTACAGGGAATCGTGACGCTTAACGACCTGATGGACGCTCTCGTAGGCGATGTCAGCGATATGAATTATGACGACGAAACCGGCATTGTTCAGCGCGAAGACGGCTCCTATATTACCGACGCTCAGATGCCTTTTTATGACTTTCTGAGCTATTTTGACCAATTGGAATTGTATAATGAAAATACCCCTTTTAATACCGTTGGCGGACTGCTGCTCGAAGAGTTTGCCCATATTCCCAAAACGGGAGAAATAATCTTTTGGCATGGTTTTACGTTTGAAGTTTTTGACATGGATGGTGCCAGGATCGATAAAGTGCTGGTGACAAAGGAAGAAAACTATTCAACGGAAGACTCATGA